The Paenibacillus sp. RC334 nucleotide sequence ATTAATCATTCTGGCAATATCCTCAATAAAAAAGGAATCGTCCGCATCCACAAATACGTAGTAATCCGCGCCGATGGTGCGCATCCCTTCCAGATACGTTCCTGCCTTGCGGGTATTGCGTCCCAGTTCCCTGGTTTGAAGCAGCGGACTCAGATTCTGATTAATCCGGTTCACGGACAGGTCTGTCGCCGCCTCCAGCGCTTTGATCAAGGCATTCGTCCCATCATGACTGCCATCATCAATGAGATAAATAGAGCCCTCCACAATATGACTGCGGATAAAGGCTTGCAGCCGTTCAGCAAACTTCTTGACATGAACAAAACGCTGCTCCTCGTTATATACAGACAAGATGAAGGCAATATGCCGGCTTTTGGCCGAATACTCGGGATAGAGCAAGCTTTGAATTTCGGAAAGCATCTCTTCGTTGTCATTGGCTTGCCAAAAAAGCAGGCGCAAACGGCCTATTCCGGTAATCTGCACCATATGCTGATCACTGAACGGATGCGATACATCCGTCACCAGTAACAGCGGCATCTGCGGAAAGCGACTACGAATCTGATTCGCTACCCGTACAGCCTGTCCAGGCTCCCTGTAATCAATCAGGCAGCAGCATGCGTCTTCATAGACTGAAGTGGCCTCCTGATCCTCGCACTGTATATATTCGTAAAAATAAATCACATTGGGATAATCAATAGCCCTGTGGTTATCGCTAAAAATGGCTATAGGTCCCTGCACACAAACATCTCCTTTTTCTCCGGGTAGTTCTATTTTCTTAAAAAGGAATTAAAAATGTTTGCTTATAGGGATTAAACATGGTTGCAAATTCTTCATAATTTTTTAATAAAATAGCTCACACATCTTGATATATATGGATAATGTCGAAATGAGACTGATATTTCACATTTAGCAGAAAACAAGCATTTAGACCTACTTTTCCCTGTAAAAATAAGTGTAAAAAGACCTTACACCCCATTCTTCATATATAGTTCTTTTTAATCAAAAACAGAATTCATTATGGTTATTTTGTCATAGAAAACTAGGCGAATAAATCAGATTCACACGCCCATACTATGGAGAACGTGTCATCTTTCGTTACGAATGGTTATCAATATGAAGTGAAAGAAGGTTATTTCTATGGAAGCATTTTATGTAAATAAGGACGGGTCATTATCCACCCCGCTGCGGGGAAAGGATATATTAGCCAATCCTCTTTTGAACAAGGGGGTCGCTTTTACCGAAGAGGAACGCAAAGAACTGGGTCTTGAAGGAATTCTTCCGCCGACCATCCTTTCTCTGGAGAAACAGAGCGTCCGGGCGTACCAGCAATTTTTGGCACAACCGACCATGCTGCGCAAAAACGCTTCCCTGAATGACCTTCACAATCGAAATGTCGTGCTGTACTATCGGCTGCTAACTGACCATTTGAGTGAGATGCTGCCCGTAGTCTACACACCTACGGTGGGGACCGCGATTCAGGAATATAGTCATGAGTACAACCGCCCTGGAGGCGTGTATTTGTCGATAGATGACCCGAACGGCATCGGACAAGCATTCTATAATTCTGGCTTGAGTGGTGAGAATGTGGATCTGATTGTAGTGACGGATTCCGAAAGTATTTTGGGGATTGGTGACTGGGGCGTGGGAGGCATTAATATTGCGATTGGCAAGCTGGCTGTGTATACAGCTGCGGCTGGTATTCATCCCGGGCGGGTGCTGCCGATTGTGCTGGATGTGGGCACGAATAATGAAAAGCTGCTGAATGATCCGCTGTATATCGGCAATCGCCATAAACGGGTTCGCGGAGAGGCTTATAACCAGTTTATCGATACCTTTATCAGCAAAACGTTAGCTCAATTCCCGAAGGCGCTTTTGCATTGGGAAGATGTGGGCAGCGTGAACGCACGCCATATTATAGGAAAATACGGCCAAAGCATTCTCACCTTTAACGATGACATTCAAGGCACAGGAGCGGTAACCCTGGCTGCAATTCTTTCGGCAGTAGGCGTCACCAAGATTCCGCTGCGTGAGCAAAAAGTACTTGTGTTCGGCCCGGGGGCAGCGGGAGTCGGCAATGCTGACCAAATTCGCGGAGCTATGATCGTGGACGGCCTTGCAGAGAAGGATTCCTTCAAGCCGTTTTGGGCCTTTGATTATCGTGGATTGCTAACGGACGATATGGAAGATGTACTGGATTATCAGAAGCCGTATGTGCGCAACAAAGATGAAGTCAGCTCATGGACCCGGTCTGATGACGGAAAAATACCGCTGCTTGAGGTCATCCGTCAGGTGAAGCCTACCATATTGATCGGAACCTCCGGTGTAGCGGGTGCCTTTTCTGAGGAGATTATCAAGGAAATGGCGAAGCATGTAGAACGCCCGATTATCATGCCCATGTCCAATCCTACAAACCTTGCAGAAGCGGTACCTGAGGATTTGATTCAGTGGACAGATGGCAAAGCCTTAATCGCTACCGGAAGTCCCTTTGAGCCCGTCACCTATAACGGTACAGAATTTGAGATTGGACAGGCAAACAATGCCTTTGTTTTCCCGGGACTTGGTCTGGGCGCAATTGTAGTCAAAGCCAAAAGGATCACCCCTGCCATGTTTACAGCCGCAGCAGATGCCGTTGCCAAAGGCGTAGATTCGAATAAGCCTGGCGGTGCGCTGCTCCCTCATATCCGAAAATTACGGGATGTTTCATACGCTGTTGCGGTTGCGGTAGCGAAGGCCGCGATTCAGGATCAGGTGGCTCAGGCACGCATTGCAAATATCGAGCAAGCCGTTCGGGATGCGATGTGGAAGCCGGAATATGCGAAGGTAAAAGCAGTGGAAAACGTAATACACCACCCGCATTAAGAGGGCTTTCAGGAGGAACAATCCATGAGTGTCGGACATATCTTTTATATTTTGGTGCCTATTTTCTTCGTCATTATTTTAGGGTGGTTGGCAGGCCATTACAAAAGCTTCGATGCCTCTTCCTCGAAAGCCCTAAATTCACTGGTTACCAAATTTGCGCTACCCGCGCATTTATTTATCGGCATTACGACCACCAGCAGGAAATCTCTTATCGAGCAATGGCCTTTCTTGCTGGCTCTGTTCATTGGTATTGTCGGCTTTTATGCCGTCCTCCTGCTGGTGGGTCGGTTTGCGGTGAAGCAATCGGTAAAGGATGCATCCATGTTTGCTTTGAACTCGGCACAGCCGACATTTGCCTTTATGGGCATTCCAGTGCTGGGTGCCATCTACGGTTCCTCTGCTGTTGCCATTCCGATTGCGATTACCGGGATCGTAGTCAATGCCGTTCTTGATCCGGCGGCTACCATTATAGCTACCGTCGCCAGCCGGAACTCAGGGAAAGAGCGGAATGGTCACCTCGGAAAGCTTATTTGGGACTCCATCCTCCACGGTTTAAGAGAACCACTGGCGCTGGTGCCGCTTATTGGTGTTATTTTGACCTTGTTCGGCTTCCACTCACCGGATTTATTGAACAAATCATTCAATCAAATCGGTGATATTACGTCCGGGGCCGCTTTATTCGCGGTCGGTGTGACCATAGGCGTGCGCAATATCAGTTTCAGCATAACCGCCATTGCCATCGCGCTGTTAAAAACGATTGTACAACCTCTATTGATGCTACTGCTTGCCTACCTGTGCGGTCTTTCGTCTGCCGATACGGTAAAAGCCGTATTGCTCGTTTCCTTCCCTGGCTCAGCCGTCGCTGCCATGATTGCTACACGTTTTGAAAGTCTGGAATCGGAAACAGCCTCTGCTTTCGTCATCAGTGCGGTCATTTCTCTTGCTACACTGCCTGTACTCATTTCCCTGCTGATGTGAATTCATGCGTATAGATAGAGCTGACTTTCTCCATAAATAGAGAAAATTACATTTATTCTTCAATTCCAAGCAATTCGGATACTTGTTTTCTATATCTCGTAGCCCTACGTGTTCCGTGAATGAGATTGGACAATCTGGTGGTCGGAATATGGTATGTAGCACAAAACGTTTTCTGATCCATTCTTTTCTCAACCAGTTTTTGTTTGATCTCCCACCCAAAAGGGGTTACAGCATTTCGTCGATTCAATTTTATTACCTCCAAGCCTGGTTTTTGAAATCATAGTATGATGCAACACGTAATACACATTAGCTTAATGATCTGATCTGCCCGTTTGGTAATGATTCAACAGATCATCCAGTTTCTTAGATTGTTCAATTACTTTGGGATGTGTTAAAAATCCGTACTTTTTCTGGACTTGATACAGTTTCCTCCTAGCTCTTTCGACACGAAGTAAAGTCACACCTTGATTCATCAGCATGATCCCTCCTATATGTCATATTTTAGAATAAAAAGACGTTTTTTGGATTTGCGAATGATGCTCCTAGCAAAAAAGGAGCTGTTCCAAAAGTTCGCATAAGCTGGGAAGCCTCAAATTCTACGCAAAAGAACCTCCGTCTCCACTACTAAAGTGGGGACAGAGGTTCCTTTGGTATAGTTGCTGATCTGTTCATTTCTCTCGTTTCGACAATGCAAAATTGATTACCTCTCCAATTATAATCGAAGTCAAAATGATATAAAGCATCATAATATCAAACTTATATCCAAGGACGTAGAATATGCCTATACCTAAAGCATAACTTACTATAATCCCTACGTACCGCTTTAGTAATTTAGTCATGGTGTACAGCCTATAGGGGAGGGCTGTGAACTAAAGAATTTTCCGGTGTCAAACACGCCAGTTACTTTCGTCCGTGAAGCACTCTCATAAAATATCACATGATGTGCGTAAGGTATGACTCCACATGTTCGAGGATACGAATATTGATATACCGTAAAGTAAGCTACAGTATTCATCCCAGCCGAAATACTAATCACAGTAAGAATGGTTGAAACAGGTACTTTAGTAATCGTTGAGATTATCCCTGCACCTATAGAAATCCCTACATTTACCCAATTATAAGAATAATCAAACTTTCCAGCAAAAGTTCCACCAGAAGGAACATCGTTTAATGAAAAATCTGAATTAATTTCTTTAACCATTAATTCATCCTGCTTAACTCCATCAATCAGAAGTTTTTGATCTTGTGGGAAATATTCAATTTTAGTTGTTTTTCCATTTTCAACAACCGTAGTGATTCGGTGATCATCATTTTCAAAGTTTGTTGTGATAACAGCTTTACCTTTTTCAGTCTGTACAACTTCTGTTTGGACCAAATTTTCTTCTGACGTGGTAATTTGTTCAGCATTACTTACCGAAGGTAAAACAGTTGCGCAGAGCAATGCTGATGCCAATAAGGGGACGAACACTTTCTTAAAAATTTTCATAATAATTCTCCTCCTATACAAATATTTCAAACAGTTATAAATATTACACTTTGTATAATGAGAAGTAAGGGGGAATTTGTCGAACAATAAATCAATTAAAAAAACAACCTTCTTTTAATAAAAAGTATTTAATTAACAATAAATTTAATTTCCGCCCCGTCCGGATACTCTTCAAGCTTATGACCTACCCAACTACCAGCTCCTCAGTTATCACTAGGGGTTATGTATCGAATCTATTTACTTCCTAAAGATAAGATGGTTATGATTGATTTAGGCACAGATAGAACTATTGATTCATATAAGCTTAAAAGTGATTCAAAGAATATGAGAATAAGCTTTTATAATCGGGGTGTAGGTTATGAAGGTGCATTTGCAACGAATGTAGGGGATGGAGATCTCAAAACGCTTCCTGATGAAAAAAGTTTCTAATGTAATCGAACCAACATAACCAACTGGTGAACGCGCTATTCTGACTGTAACAATGGACAATGGATTTGATAATTCCTTTAATAACTGTGATTAACAACGACGAATAACAGAGGAAGAATGAAAAGAAAGTGGTATTTAAGACCAATGGTCATAATTTTAATGATCATTATAACCCCGCCGATAGGCTATTTGAATGTATTCTTCAATAGGAAGAAATTTGAACCCAATGAACGATTAGGCTATTTGGCAATAGCCACAGTATTTGCTGCCCTATGGTTAACTAAATTTCTACCGCATTCATGGCGAATTCCCGCTATAATAGTTGTTGCACTTATTGGGATATTCATATTCAGAAAAAAGTAAATAATAAAAACAATCCCCGTTACCTTAATTGGTTGGCGGGGATTGTTTTTATTTACGTTTAAGCTCCACCAATTTGATCACGAAGCTCAATGCTATGACCGTAAGTTTGAACAGGCATACTGAAGATAAACAGAAAGCTAGTTGCTATTACTAGAAGCACCATTTTTTTCAACATTGTTTACCCACACCTTTTCAATAAGATTGAAATACTCCGCTTTAGTTTCAGGAACCGCATGGGCTTGAAAACGAACGAACAATCCCATACAGTTTATAAAATATGTCTCATTATTTAGTATATTCGCTTTTATCGATGCATTCATCAAATGTTTAAAGCCAACAGCATAAATCCCTTTGTGTAAATAGTAATAAGCTAACTCATAATCAAAACGTGCATACTGGTCTGGCACAACTTGTTGGGTATACATGTCAGCAGATGGTCGCTGTTGAGCAAAAGAATCAATCTCCGTTTTAAACCGCTGGAGTATTTCATCCACATTTATCTGATATTGGTTAGTCGCCATTAAAACATTCAATAGCTTGGTAATCATCTCTTGATCCGTTCCATCTGTGGCTGCAATATACTCAACATAATCCAGAAGCACACTTGTATCTCCAGAAAGAAGTTTATTTACAAATACATTACCCTCTGCCCAGTGCCCAAACAAGCCGATCCAATGCAGGGTATCCTCGTCCGTCTCTTTGACCCAATCTAAATTAACGTAGGCGTATGTATAATCTAGAGCTTGTTGATAATCGCCTTGGGCTTCACAGACACTTGCACACAACAGGTCAGCATAAGTGATGTACACAAACATGGGACGACTCAGCCTTTTATCATGCTCCACGCACTTTTGCTTCTTCTGCTGATGTTTCAAAGTATATTGAATTTCCGCTTTCCCCTTCATTTTTCTCGCTGTTTCATCCAGCTTGTCCCATTCACGCAATGAACGATACACATTCGCCAAATCTTTCAACGCATCAAGTTGATCTATTTCATCCAGTCGTTCGACAAAGGGCTCAAATAGCGTAGCTGCCCTGAGATTTCGGGTCTGATCGTCTCCAACCTGAATTGTAAACATACGATACTGACAGATGGCCAGACGTTCAGAGTGCTGGTACTTCTCTCCTTCCGCAACCCCCTCATAGAGCAACAACGCAGCAGCGTGCCGACCTTGTGCGAATAAAATTTCCGCTGCATCAAATAGCTTCGGGGAATATAGCAGCTTGTCCATGATATGACCAACTACACGCTTAATCGCTTCCAGCTTATCCAGCTCAGCACAGCGATACAATACTGGCTCAATTCGCCGCCAATCCGGGGAACGTTCGATGATGTAATGATCTATGTATCGTTCGTAAAAAAAGCCTTCGGGTAATCCCATAGCCAGCGTGATTCGATCAAGCTGATGTATAGCCACAGGACGATGCTTAAGAATCCAATTATTAAGTGTTCTTTGATGAACACCTGAACACTCGGCAAATTGTGCCAATGTCAAGTCATTTTGCTTTAGATATTCTTCCAACTCCGCTAAAATCGTAGGTGTATGTTCCAAGTCACAACCACCTTTCATACAAAAAATCCAAATTTTATAATCTTATCTCAGATTATTGTCCAAATATTGGCATGTGTCAATATACTTTTTCTTGATATTGGCATATCAAACCAAAGCCCTTTCCCCAAATCAGGTAGTCGCTCTCTCCACTAATTTAAACTCCAAATGATGTAACGTTTCATCCAGCCCTTCAAGGGTGTTGCGAATCATGATGAATGCGTTCTCAGCTTGTTTATCAATCGGGTAATGAATCGTTGTTAAATCAAGCAAATGCGAAATTTCCGTGTTATCAAATCCGACCACCGCACATTGATCCGGCACAGAAACGTCGAGCCTGCGTGCTTCGGTCAGCAGTCCTGCTGCCAAATAATCTGTAGAACAAGCGAAGGCATCCGGTTTGTCCGTTTGTTCTATCCACCAATGGGCGATATTTTCACCCTCTGCTATTGAATTTAAACCATAAAAATGCGGGAAGGCCTCAGCGTCCAGATCATATTTTTCACAAAAATCATGATAGGCCCGGATGCGTTCCTTCGTATTAAGCCCCCGCATATTGCCATACACATTTACAATTTTCCGGTATCCTCGGGCATACAAATGCTCCAGCGCCAGCGTATAGCCCTGATACTGATCCATGAATACAGACGGGATTGCCTCTATGGTCACACGCTGCCATGTCACAATCGGACCATATTTGGTATAATGCTCGATCACACTCCACTCATTGACGCGAATCATACAAACCAAGGCATCCAACTGCTTTCTTCGCAACATTTCCAGTGCTTCAAGCTCCCTTTCCTTATCCCCATTCGTAATAAAAAGGGCTATATTAAAGCCATGCTCCTGAGCATACATCGTAAAACCACGCACAAATAAATTCAATGAATCATTAAAAGAAATTGAAATAATTCCTATGAGCTTTGTCATGCCCGTTTTTAAAGAAATCGCATTCAAATTAGGAACGTAATCCAGTCGGTCTATGACCTCCTGCACACGCTGTCTTGTCGGTTCACTCACATACGGGTGGTTATTAATGACACGGGACACCGTTGCCGAGGATACACCCGCAAGCTTTGCAATCTCATGGATATTCGCCATAGTCCTCACCTCGTTCTCTCTATTTTAGCATGTCTTTGCGCTAAGCCTCCAGAATCTCATCACACCCCCAAAATTGTTTTTTTCAACCCCCTTGACCTGTAATGCATTACAGAGATTACAGTGAAATAGAAGCTTGAGAAAGCGGTTTAAAAAAATGTACTCAGGAGGCAACAATCATGAAAAAAGGCTTAAAGATAGCAACTATCGGTGGCGGCTCCAGCTATACTCCGGAATTAGTAGAAGGCTTCATCAAACGTTATGCAGAGCTCCCTATTCGGGAATTGTGGCTGGTAGACATTGAGGCAGGACGCGAAAAGCTGGAAATTGTAGGGGCCATGGCCAAACGAATGGTGAAAGCGGCAGGCATTGATTGTGAAGTACATTTGACGCTGGATCGTCGTGAAGCCTTGGTAGATGCCGATTTTGTAACAACACAGTTTCGGGTAGGCTTGCTCGAAGCCCGGATTAAAGATGAAAGTATTCCGTTAAAACACGGTATGATCGGTCAGGAAACCAACGGTGCCGGAGGAATGTTCAAGGCCTTCCGTACCATTCCTGTCATCCTCAGTATTGTCGAGGATATGAAAGAGCTGTGTCCGAATGCGTGGTTGATTAATTTCACCAACCCTGCAGGGATG carries:
- a CDS encoding LacI family DNA-binding transcriptional regulator is translated as MANIHEIAKLAGVSSATVSRVINNHPYVSEPTRQRVQEVIDRLDYVPNLNAISLKTGMTKLIGIISISFNDSLNLFVRGFTMYAQEHGFNIALFITNGDKERELEALEMLRRKQLDALVCMIRVNEWSVIEHYTKYGPIVTWQRVTIEAIPSVFMDQYQGYTLALEHLYARGYRKIVNVYGNMRGLNTKERIRAYHDFCEKYDLDAEAFPHFYGLNSIAEGENIAHWWIEQTDKPDAFACSTDYLAAGLLTEARRLDVSVPDQCAVVGFDNTEISHLLDLTTIHYPIDKQAENAFIMIRNTLEGLDETLHHLEFKLVERATT
- a CDS encoding aspartyl-phosphate phosphatase Spo0E family protein, whose protein sequence is MLMNQGVTLLRVERARRKLYQVQKKYGFLTHPKVIEQSKKLDDLLNHYQTGRSDH
- a CDS encoding helix-turn-helix transcriptional regulator — protein: MEHTPTILAELEEYLKQNDLTLAQFAECSGVHQRTLNNWILKHRPVAIHQLDRITLAMGLPEGFFYERYIDHYIIERSPDWRRIEPVLYRCAELDKLEAIKRVVGHIMDKLLYSPKLFDAAEILFAQGRHAAALLLYEGVAEGEKYQHSERLAICQYRMFTIQVGDDQTRNLRAATLFEPFVERLDEIDQLDALKDLANVYRSLREWDKLDETARKMKGKAEIQYTLKHQQKKQKCVEHDKRLSRPMFVYITYADLLCASVCEAQGDYQQALDYTYAYVNLDWVKETDEDTLHWIGLFGHWAEGNVFVNKLLSGDTSVLLDYVEYIAATDGTDQEMITKLLNVLMATNQYQINVDEILQRFKTEIDSFAQQRPSADMYTQQVVPDQYARFDYELAYYYLHKGIYAVGFKHLMNASIKANILNNETYFINCMGLFVRFQAHAVPETKAEYFNLIEKVWVNNVEKNGASSNSN
- a CDS encoding XRE family transcriptional regulator; its protein translation is MNRRNAVTPFGWEIKQKLVEKRMDQKTFCATYHIPTTRLSNLIHGTRRATRYRKQVSELLGIEE
- a CDS encoding glycosyltransferase family 2 protein codes for the protein MQGPIAIFSDNHRAIDYPNVIYFYEYIQCEDQEATSVYEDACCCLIDYREPGQAVRVANQIRSRFPQMPLLLVTDVSHPFSDQHMVQITGIGRLRLLFWQANDNEEMLSEIQSLLYPEYSAKSRHIAFILSVYNEEQRFVHVKKFAERLQAFIRSHIVEGSIYLIDDGSHDGTNALIKALEAATDLSVNRINQNLSPLLQTRELGRNTRKAGTYLEGMRTIGADYYVFVDADDSFFIEDIARMINVVQQGYYDVVIGTKDMTAENRSLLRSVVSFGKRVISRPFLPTGVVDSQTGLKVMSSVAVKRMFPHLKEQLGLALDLEMMFIAKRLQLRVLQLPVKCIDRDGSHIHVWKDSIRFLRSIIDIWRLDRRVR
- a CDS encoding AEC family transporter yields the protein MSVGHIFYILVPIFFVIILGWLAGHYKSFDASSSKALNSLVTKFALPAHLFIGITTTSRKSLIEQWPFLLALFIGIVGFYAVLLLVGRFAVKQSVKDASMFALNSAQPTFAFMGIPVLGAIYGSSAVAIPIAITGIVVNAVLDPAATIIATVASRNSGKERNGHLGKLIWDSILHGLREPLALVPLIGVILTLFGFHSPDLLNKSFNQIGDITSGAALFAVGVTIGVRNISFSITAIAIALLKTIVQPLLMLLLAYLCGLSSADTVKAVLLVSFPGSAVAAMIATRFESLESETASAFVISAVISLATLPVLISLLM
- a CDS encoding NAD-dependent malic enzyme, translated to MEAFYVNKDGSLSTPLRGKDILANPLLNKGVAFTEEERKELGLEGILPPTILSLEKQSVRAYQQFLAQPTMLRKNASLNDLHNRNVVLYYRLLTDHLSEMLPVVYTPTVGTAIQEYSHEYNRPGGVYLSIDDPNGIGQAFYNSGLSGENVDLIVVTDSESILGIGDWGVGGINIAIGKLAVYTAAAGIHPGRVLPIVLDVGTNNEKLLNDPLYIGNRHKRVRGEAYNQFIDTFISKTLAQFPKALLHWEDVGSVNARHIIGKYGQSILTFNDDIQGTGAVTLAAILSAVGVTKIPLREQKVLVFGPGAAGVGNADQIRGAMIVDGLAEKDSFKPFWAFDYRGLLTDDMEDVLDYQKPYVRNKDEVSSWTRSDDGKIPLLEVIRQVKPTILIGTSGVAGAFSEEIIKEMAKHVERPIIMPMSNPTNLAEAVPEDLIQWTDGKALIATGSPFEPVTYNGTEFEIGQANNAFVFPGLGLGAIVVKAKRITPAMFTAAADAVAKGVDSNKPGGALLPHIRKLRDVSYAVAVAVAKAAIQDQVAQARIANIEQAVRDAMWKPEYAKVKAVENVIHHPH